The following are from one region of the Candidatus Gorgyraea atricola genome:
- a CDS encoding mechanosensitive ion channel family protein, with protein sequence MKEITLFGMGIPAFIYAPVVYFVWVSLLLWVKKVVFGRIEKIASKTNSKLYDILLTAMNLPMVLLIFVSGIYVIEKISPITANNEITQYVLVAFKATTVAAII encoded by the coding sequence GGATACCTGCTTTTATATATGCGCCTGTGGTGTATTTTGTTTGGGTGAGTCTGCTGTTATGGGTGAAAAAGGTTGTTTTTGGCCGGATCGAGAAGATCGCCAGCAAAACCAACTCCAAGCTGTATGACATTCTCTTGACAGCCATGAACCTTCCTATGGTCTTGCTGATATTTGTAAGTGGTATATATGTCATAGAAAAGATCTCTCCTATAACTGCAAATAATGAGATCACTCAATATGTATTAGTGGCGTTTAAGGCCACTACAGTAGCTGCCATAATCC